In the genome of Pseudomonas protegens, one region contains:
- a CDS encoding GntP family permease, whose translation MSVIIALAALALLMLAAYRGYSVILFAPIAALGAVLLTDPSAVAPAFTGVFMEKMVGFIKLYFPVFLLGAVFGKLIELSGFSRSIVAAAIRLLGTRQAMLVIVLVCALLTYGGVSLFVVVFAVYPFAAEMFRQSNIPKRLIPATIALGAFSFTMDALPGTPQIQNIIPSTFFNTTAWAAPWLGVIGTIFVFCAGMLFLQRQRNKAQKAGEGYGTELRNEPETAEDLKLPNPWLALSPLLLVGIMNLLFTHWIPQWYGKTHSLSLPGMATPVTSEIAKLTAIWAVQAALLVGILMVLICGFSAIRSKLAEGSKSAVSGALLAAMNTASEYGFGAVIASLPGFLVLADWLKSIPNPLVNEAITVTLLAGITGSASGGMSIALAAMSESFISAAHAANIPLEVLHRVASMASGGMDTLPHNGAVITLLAVTGLTHREAYKDIFCITLIKTLAVFVVIATFYATGIV comes from the coding sequence ATGAGTGTGATCATTGCCTTGGCAGCCCTGGCGCTGCTGATGCTCGCGGCCTACCGTGGCTACAGCGTCATCCTCTTTGCCCCCATCGCCGCCCTCGGCGCGGTGCTGCTCACCGATCCGTCCGCCGTGGCGCCCGCCTTCACCGGGGTGTTCATGGAGAAGATGGTCGGCTTCATCAAGTTGTATTTCCCAGTGTTCCTGCTGGGCGCGGTGTTCGGCAAGCTGATCGAGCTGTCGGGCTTCTCCCGCTCCATCGTTGCGGCCGCGATCCGCCTGCTCGGCACGCGCCAGGCGATGCTGGTGATCGTTTTGGTCTGCGCCTTGCTGACCTACGGCGGCGTCTCGCTGTTCGTGGTGGTGTTCGCGGTCTACCCGTTCGCCGCCGAGATGTTCCGCCAGAGCAACATCCCCAAGCGGCTGATTCCGGCGACCATCGCCCTGGGCGCGTTCTCCTTCACCATGGACGCCCTGCCCGGCACCCCGCAGATCCAGAACATCATCCCCAGCACCTTCTTCAACACCACCGCCTGGGCCGCGCCCTGGCTGGGGGTGATCGGCACCATCTTCGTGTTCTGCGCCGGCATGCTGTTCCTCCAGCGCCAGCGCAACAAGGCGCAGAAGGCCGGCGAAGGCTACGGCACCGAACTGCGCAACGAACCGGAAACCGCCGAAGACCTGAAGCTGCCCAACCCCTGGCTGGCGCTGTCGCCGCTGCTGCTGGTGGGCATCATGAACCTGCTGTTCACCCACTGGATTCCCCAGTGGTACGGCAAGACCCACAGCCTCAGCCTGCCGGGCATGGCAACACCGGTGACCAGCGAAATCGCCAAGCTGACCGCCATCTGGGCGGTGCAGGCGGCGTTGCTGGTGGGCATCCTGATGGTGCTGATATGTGGCTTCTCGGCGATTCGCAGCAAACTCGCCGAAGGCAGCAAAAGCGCGGTCAGCGGCGCCTTGCTGGCGGCGATGAACACCGCTTCGGAATACGGTTTCGGCGCGGTGATCGCCTCCCTGCCGGGCTTCCTGGTGCTGGCCGACTGGCTGAAAAGCATCCCCAACCCACTGGTCAACGAAGCCATTACCGTAACCCTGCTGGCGGGCATCACCGGCTCGGCTTCCGGCGGCATGAGCATCGCCCTGGCGGCCATGTCCGAGAGTTTCATCAGCGCCGCCCACGCCGCCAACATTCCCCTGGAAGTGCTGCACCGGGTGGCGTCCATGGCCAGCGGCGGCATGGACACCCTGCCGCACAACGGCGCGGTGATCACCCTGCTGGCGGTCACCGGCCTGACCCACCGCGAAGCCTACAAGGACATTTTCTGCATCACCCTGATCAAGACCCTGGCGGTCTTCGTGGTGATCGCCACTTTCTACGCCACCGGCATCGTGTGA
- a CDS encoding sigma-54-dependent Fis family transcriptional regulator translates to MNDSESLKDYQRVRQLAIRSLFEIIEQSSEGTVIVDRDANIVWMNERYARRFGLESAAFAIGKPCESVIPGSLLREVVRSGRPILLDMQDTPKEPLVVMRLPIHDDAGTVIGAIGFALFDELRSLSPMLKRYLSMQEELASTRSLLRARQTKYNFAHFIGTSAASLEVKRRARRGASAESPILLQGETGTGKELLAQAIHAASPRAHKPFVSINSAAIPEALLEAEFFGTAPGAFTGADRKGRAGKLQIAQGGSLFLDEIGDMPLPLQSKLLRVLQEKEFEPVGSNEVIHSDVRIIAATSTDLEAAIKRGEFRADLYYRLNVLPIQVPALRERLDDLPALSEGILEELRSQHELDSEALALLAQHAWPGNIRELRNVLERAALLSDDLMLGAADIRAAIGSFSPLQRNAAPLLAEAPSQETYAAARERFDRQLISATLAQCAGKVEEAARRLGLGRSTLYKKMAALGIAESQ, encoded by the coding sequence ATGAACGACAGCGAAAGCCTCAAGGATTACCAGCGTGTGCGCCAACTGGCGATCCGCTCGCTGTTCGAGATCATCGAGCAGTCCAGCGAAGGCACGGTAATCGTCGACCGCGACGCCAATATCGTCTGGATGAACGAGCGCTACGCCCGGCGCTTCGGCCTTGAATCGGCCGCCTTCGCCATCGGCAAGCCCTGCGAAAGCGTGATCCCCGGCAGCCTGCTGCGGGAAGTGGTACGCAGCGGTCGCCCCATCCTGCTGGACATGCAGGACACCCCCAAGGAGCCGCTGGTGGTGATGCGCCTGCCGATCCACGACGACGCCGGCACGGTGATCGGCGCCATCGGCTTTGCCCTGTTCGATGAGCTGCGCAGCCTGTCTCCCATGCTCAAGCGCTACCTGAGCATGCAGGAGGAACTGGCCTCCACCCGCTCCCTGCTGCGGGCCCGGCAGACCAAGTACAACTTCGCCCATTTCATCGGCACCAGCGCCGCCAGCCTGGAGGTCAAGCGCCGCGCCCGACGCGGGGCCAGCGCCGAATCGCCGATCCTGCTGCAAGGCGAAACCGGCACCGGCAAGGAATTGCTGGCCCAGGCCATCCACGCCGCCTCGCCGCGGGCGCACAAGCCCTTTGTCAGCATCAACAGCGCGGCGATTCCCGAGGCGCTGCTGGAGGCGGAGTTCTTCGGCACCGCCCCCGGCGCCTTTACCGGCGCCGACCGCAAGGGCCGCGCCGGTAAGTTGCAGATCGCCCAGGGCGGCAGCCTGTTCCTCGATGAAATCGGTGACATGCCCCTGCCCCTGCAAAGCAAGTTGCTGCGGGTGCTGCAAGAGAAGGAATTCGAACCGGTGGGCTCCAACGAAGTGATCCACAGCGATGTGCGGATCATCGCCGCCACCTCCACCGACCTTGAAGCGGCAATCAAGCGCGGCGAGTTCCGCGCCGACCTGTACTACCGGCTCAACGTGCTGCCGATCCAGGTGCCGGCCCTGCGCGAACGCCTGGACGACCTGCCGGCCCTGAGCGAGGGGATTCTCGAAGAGCTGCGCAGCCAGCATGAACTGGACAGCGAAGCCCTGGCCCTGCTGGCGCAACATGCCTGGCCGGGGAATATCCGCGAACTGCGCAACGTGCTGGAACGGGCGGCGCTGCTCAGCGACGACCTGATGCTGGGTGCCGCGGACATTCGCGCGGCGATTGGCAGCTTCAGCCCGCTGCAACGCAATGCGGCCCCGCTGCTGGCCGAGGCGCCGAGCCAGGAAACCTACGCCGCAGCCCGGGAACGCTTCGACCGGCAATTGATCAGCGCCACCCTGGCCCAATGCGCCGGCAAAGTGGAAGAAGCAGCCCGGCGCCTGGGGCTGGGGCGCTCCACGCTGTACAAGAAGATGGCGGCCCTGGGGATTGCCGAGTCTCAATAA